From a single Stackebrandtia endophytica genomic region:
- a CDS encoding MFS transporter encodes MSPTHSPAAPRPPSVSPSRRRQWSTVLVLCAAQVLIVLEQNIVNIALPDIQDDLGFSAADLVWTVNAYVVPFGGLLLLAGRLGDLISRRRVFLTGLSLFVLASLWCGLAENQSVLLVARFVQGIGGAVTAAGLLGMVVAVFVDPRDRARAIGVFGFASAGGSALGLVVGGMITHWLSWQWIFLINLPLGGLVLAFAFRLLPRDRGQGWSAGIDALGAVLATVAIMTGVYTLIGIPTQPVSATLVGSAVTFGALAGFGWRQARAATPLIPARVWRAPNVVAANLVQALMTGGLFAFLFFTVLQLQQVWHYGPFEAGIAFLPAPTVIAVVSLWLVPRLLARFPARAIVLTGLPILLIGFLLFTRISVAGDYLTSMLPSMIMLAFGFSITMPALMSLGMSAVPDNDAGTASGLFSTTQQVGGAVGLAVLTTVAAARTDAVSADGGEAAFAAVSGYRLGFLIAAGMIGVAVILAATLLTTRGAEPAQAETEQPVS; translated from the coding sequence ATGTCCCCAACTCATTCCCCGGCGGCGCCGCGGCCCCCGTCGGTGTCACCGTCCCGTCGTCGACAATGGTCGACGGTCCTGGTGCTGTGTGCCGCGCAGGTCCTGATCGTGCTCGAGCAGAACATCGTCAACATCGCACTTCCCGACATCCAGGACGATCTGGGGTTCTCGGCCGCGGATCTGGTGTGGACGGTGAACGCGTATGTCGTGCCGTTCGGTGGTCTGCTGCTGCTTGCCGGTCGACTCGGTGATCTCATCAGCCGACGCAGGGTCTTCCTCACCGGCCTGTCGCTGTTCGTCCTCGCCTCGCTGTGGTGCGGGCTGGCCGAGAACCAGTCGGTCCTGCTGGTGGCACGATTCGTCCAGGGAATCGGCGGAGCCGTCACCGCCGCCGGTCTGTTGGGCATGGTCGTCGCGGTGTTCGTCGATCCGAGGGATCGGGCGCGCGCGATCGGGGTGTTCGGGTTCGCTTCCGCCGGCGGGAGCGCGCTCGGTCTGGTGGTGGGCGGGATGATCACCCACTGGTTGTCCTGGCAGTGGATATTCCTCATCAACCTTCCGCTCGGCGGCCTGGTGCTCGCGTTCGCCTTCCGGTTGCTGCCCCGGGATCGTGGCCAGGGATGGTCCGCGGGTATCGACGCGTTGGGCGCGGTGTTGGCGACCGTCGCCATCATGACCGGCGTCTACACGCTCATCGGGATCCCGACTCAACCGGTGTCGGCGACCCTGGTCGGCTCCGCCGTCACATTCGGTGCCCTGGCCGGATTCGGGTGGCGGCAGGCTCGCGCCGCCACCCCGTTGATTCCGGCACGGGTCTGGCGCGCTCCCAATGTGGTGGCCGCCAATCTCGTGCAGGCACTGATGACGGGCGGACTGTTCGCGTTCCTGTTCTTCACGGTGTTGCAGTTGCAGCAGGTGTGGCACTACGGGCCGTTCGAAGCCGGTATCGCGTTCCTGCCCGCACCGACGGTCATCGCGGTGGTGTCACTGTGGTTGGTGCCCCGACTGTTGGCAAGGTTCCCCGCACGCGCCATCGTGTTGACCGGGTTGCCGATCCTGCTGATCGGGTTTCTCCTGTTCACCCGCATCAGTGTCGCCGGCGACTACCTGACCTCGATGTTGCCCTCGATGATCATGCTGGCGTTCGGTTTCTCCATCACCATGCCCGCGTTGATGAGTCTGGGCATGTCCGCTGTTCCCGACAACGACGCCGGGACGGCGTCGGGACTGTTCAGCACCACCCAACAGGTCGGCGGCGCGGTCGGGCTGGCCGTGTTGACCACGGTGGCCGCCGCACGCACCGACGCGGTGTCGGCCGACGGCGGTGAGGCGGCGTTCGCAGCGGTCAGCGGGTATCGCCTCGGGTTTCTGATCGCCGCCGGCATGATCGGCGTGGCGGTGATCCTGGCCGCCACGCTGCTCACCACGCGCGGGGCCGAGCCAGCGCAGGCAGAAACCGAGCAACCGGTCTCCTAG